Genomic segment of Xanthobacter dioxanivorans:
GCGGCGGCGTTCCCGCAGCGAGGTGCGTGCGATGAGCTTTTCCCCCTGTCCCGATCCCCTGCCGGGCGACACCGCGAGCTGCGATGCGGTGGAGCTGGTGATCGTGCCGCGTGCCCGCGACATCGGTGGCATGGAAGTGGCCCGCGTGCTGCCGTCCACCCACGGCTGCATGATCGGCCCCTTCATCTTCTTCGACCGAATGGGGCCGGTGCGGTTCTCGGCGCACCAGGCCGAGGACGTGCGCCCACATCCGCATATCGGCCTTGCCACCGTCACCTACCTGTTCGACGGCAGCATGATCCACCGCGACAGCCTCGGCACCGAGCGGGTGATCGAGCCGGGCGCGGTCAACCTCATGACCGCCGGACGCGGCATCGTGCATTCCGAGCGGCACGACGCGAGCGTGAAGGCGCGCGGCGGCGACCTGTTCGGCATCCAGAGCTGGATCGCCCTGCCCAAGGCGCGGGAGGAGGATGCCCCGGCCTTCCTGCATGCGGGCGTGGAGGCGCTGCCGGAAGTCTCCGACGGAAAGGTCACCGCGCGCGTCATCCTGGGAAGCGCCTTCGGCGCCACGTCTCCCGTCGCCCTCGCCTCGCCCGCCACCTATGCGGAGGTGAAGCTCGGGGCCGGCGCCAGCCTGCCCATCGACCCGACCCAGGAGGACCGGGCCCTGTTCACCCTGGAGGGCGAGGTGGAGGTGGACGGCGTCGCCTTCCCGCCGGGCCAAATGCTGGTGATTCGCCGGGGCCTGGCGACCCAGGCCCGCGCCCTCACCCCCGCCCGCCTGATGCTGATCGGCGGCGAACCCCTGGATGGGCCGCGCTACATCTGGTGGAACTTCGTCGCCTCGGAGCTCGACCGCATCGAGCACGCGAAAGACGCGTGGCGCCGGGGGCGCTTCGACCTGATCCCCATGGACCACGACGAATTCATCCCCGCCCCCGCCGATGGCCCCGGCCATCCCCGGCCGCAGATGCCCCGGCGCTGAAGGTCACGGCATCGGGCAGTCGTCGGCGTCGGCGTCGGCGTCCGGCCCGTGGGGCTGGACGATGGATGGCGGGTCGCTCGCCGGGAAACTCTCGTCGAGGGCTTCATCGAGGGTCCGCGAGTCCCGGGCCTTGCGCTCGCACGTGGCGGCGGTTGCTGCGGCGGCCGTGGCCGCAGTTGCGCCGGCCGCTTCCGCCTTCGGCGCGGCCGGGGGCGTGGCGCGCGCGATGGCGGGCGGATCGCTGGCGGGGAAGCTCTCCGCCAGGGCCTCGTCGAGACGCGCGTCGGCCTCGGCTTTCGTTGTCTGGGCGGCAGTCCGGCTGGTCACGGCACATCTCCTTGCGGGAAGAAGGCCCCGCAAGGAGATGAACGACGCCGGGGCCGCGTACGTTCCGGGCTCAGGCCGGCTGCGCCGCCTCCTCGGCCACGCTTGCCTGCGTCAGGCGCTCCGCCTGCCGCAGGAGGCCGCCGAGGAGCGCCGCGGCAAGCTCCGGACGCGTCTCGCCGGCGTCCCGCACCTGCCGCGCCAGCGCCTCCAGCAGGAAGGCGTCGGCGAGGGACCGCCCGGACGCGGCAAACGGGGTGCGTTCGAGATAGGCCCCGACGATCGCCCGCTCCGCCCGGGCGCGAAAGGCGGAAAGCAGCTCCATGCGCAGGGCCGGCGCATCGCGCGCGCTGCCCGCCTCGCCGATGGAGATGCGCGCCACTGCATGATCGAGGGAAGCCAGCAGTTGCGCCAGGTCGCGCCACGGGCACTGCTTCGCCCGCGCCCCTTCCGGCGCGCCGTCGATGCCGCCCTGGGCACCGACGATCACCGCCTCCCCGCCGGTCACCAGCACATGGCCGAGATCGAAGCGCCCGTGGATGCGGATGAGCGGCGCCGGATCCTCCCGGAACAGGGCGGCGAGCCGGTCCTCGAGGCCGGGACGCAGCCGGTCGAGGGCGGCGAGCCCCGCCACGACCGCGGCGTCCGGCGCAGGCATGCCGGCCAGGCTGTCGAGGGCGGCGGCGAACATCACCCGGGCCTGCGCGCGCCAGGCGGCGAGCGCCTCGCGTCCCGCCGTCTCCGGCGCGAAGGCGGGATCGGCCAGCGGCGCCGCCAATGCGGCGTGCAGCTCGGCGAGGCGCCGGCCGACGCTGCGCAGCAGCGGCACCACGCCGGCGAGCTCCTCCTCGAACCGGTGGTGACCGCCGTCCGCGGTGGCGGCGGCGGCGTCGAGGGCGCGCTGCACTTGGGCCATGGTCCAGTCGGCGGCGTTGCCCTGGTTGCGGACGAAGCCGTAGACGAGCGCCACCGGCGCCCGCGCGCCGGCCTGGTCGTTGCGGGTCACCGCGCCGAGCAGGGTCGGGGCGGGGGCGAAGCCGACGGCGCCGAGATGGCGCGCCATCTCCTCCTCGCCGGTACGGCCGAACTCCACCCGGCGGAACAATTTGACCACCACCTGGTCGGTGAGCGCGAGGCTGGCCGCCGGCTCGTCCGCATCGGCGAGCTCGGCCGGGGCGGCCCGCTCCACCTCGACGCCGTCGAGGCGGTCAGTGGGCGAGAACGAGAGGCTGCCGCCGTCCGGCAGCGGCACCGGCGTCTTGTCCTTGAGCGCGCGGACGACGCCGTGGGGCAGGCCATCGAGCACGGCCGCGTCGGTGAGGAAGCCGACCCGCCGGCCCTGCCGCACGCGGGTGAGCGCCAGGGACTCGGCGATGGCGGGCGGGTGCTGGTCCTCCCAGGCGATGCACAGGGGCATGAGGTAGCGCTCGAGACGGCCGCCGAGGTCGGCCTCGATCTCGGCCAGCGCCAGCTCCCGCTGGGTTCCGGGCAGGCGCATGGCCCAGGCGATGCGCACCGCGCCGATCTCCGAGGCTCGCCCCGCGAACCAGCGCCGGCGGGCGAGGTAGCCCGGCAGCGCCTCCCGCTCGATCATCGGCCGGTGGCGCTCCGACAGGGCGTCCATGAGCCCGTCGCGCACCACCAGCGTGGCGAATTCCGGCAGCGCCTCGGGCGCGGGATCGCGCCAGGCCGGCTCCAGCGCCGTCACCGAGAGCCCGAAGGCATAAAAGCCGTAGGGCGGCAAGGTGAGGGCGAGGGGCGCCCGGCCGAGGGCCGGCAGCGACGTGCCGCTGACGAGATCCACCGGCACGCGGCGGTCGAACTCCGGCAGGTCCAGCTCGACGCCCTGGAGGGTGTGGGCGAGGTTGGCGACGCACAGCACCACCTCGCCGTCATGCTCGCGCAGATAGGCGAGGATGCGCCGGTTGCGCGGGAAGACGAGGCGGAAGGCGCCCCGCCCGAACGCCAGGTGCTCCTTGCGCACGGCGAGGAAGCGCCGGGTCCAGTTGAGCACCGAATGGGCGTCCCGCTGCTGCGCCTCCACGTTCACCGCCGAAAATCCATAGAGCGGATCCTGGATCACCGGCAAAACGAGCCGCTCGGGATCAGCCCGGGAGAAGCCGCCATTGCGATCCGGCGACCATTGCATGGGGGTGCGCACGCCGTCGCGGTCGCCGAGATGGATGTTGTCGCCCATGCCGATCTCGTCGCCGTAATAGATCACCGGCGTGCCGGGGAGCGTCAGCAGCAGGGAGTTCATCAGCTCCATGCGCCGCCGGTCGCGGGCCAGCAGCGGCGCCAGGCGGCGGCGGATGCCGAGATTGATGCGCGCCCGCCGGTCCGCCGCATAGACGCTCCACAGATAGTCGCGCTCGGAATCGGTGACCGTCTCCAGCGTCAGCTCGTCATGGTTGCGCAGGAAGATGGCCCACTGGCAGGTGGGCGGGATCTCGGGGGTCTGGCGCAGGATGTCGGTGACCGGAAAGCGGTCCTCCTTGGCGATGGCCATGTACATGCGCGGCATGAGCGGGAAGTGGAACGCCATGTGGCACTCGTCCGCCGCCGGACCGAAATATTGCTGCGTGTCCTCCGGCCACAGGTTGGCCTCGGCGAGCAGCATGCGGCCGCGGTAATGGGCGTCGAGATGGGCGCGGATCTTCCGGAGGATCGCATGGGTCTGCGGCAGGTTGGCGCAATCGGTGCCCTCGCGCTCGACGAGATAGGGCACGGCATCGAGCCTAAGCCCGTCCACCCCGAGGTCGAGCCAGAAGCGCATGATGGAGAGCACGCGCTCCAGCACCTCCGGATTGTCGAAGTTGAGATCCGGCTGGTGGGAATAGAAGCGGTGCCAGTAGAACTGGCCGGCCACCTCGTCGAAGGTCCAGTTGGACTTCTCCACGTCGCAGAAGACGATGGGCACGCCCGGATAGCCCTTGTCGTCGTCGGCCCACACGTAGAAGTCGCGCTCGGGGCTGCCCTTCGGTGCCCGCCGCGCGGCCTGGAACCAGGGATGCTGGTCGCTGGTGTGGTTGATCACCAGCTCGGTGATGACGCGCAGGCCGCGCGCATGCGCCTCGGCGATGAAGCGGCGCGCCTCATCCATGGTGCCGTAGTCCGGCGACACGCCCTCGTAGAGGGAGATGTCGTAGCCGTCGTCGCGCCGGGGCGAGGGATAGAAGGGCAGCAGCCAGACCGCGGTGGCGCCGAGGTCGGCGATATAGTCCAACTTCGAGATCAGGCCGCGAAAGTCGCCGATGCCGTCGTCATTGGCATCAAAGAAGGACTTCACGTGGAGCTGGTAGATGATCGCGTCCTTGTACCAGAGCGGATCATCCCCGGCGGTGACGGGCTCAGGCATGAAGGCAGGCCCTTTCGTTGGGGCGACGCAGGCGCTTCGCACGGGGAAGGGTCGGGGCGGAAAGTTGCGGGGCGCGCAGGGGCACGTCAGTCCTTGAACCGTGGATGTCGGGCCCGAGGCCCGTCTCCTGCAAACGCGCCTGGAGCGTGGCGGTTCCGAATGCCGTCTCGATGAGGAAAGCCGAAGAATGGGGCAGCCGGACGGCATGCGGGGGTATGCCGTCCGGCTGGCGCGCTCCGAGGATGCGGCATGCTCCCGGCCCGCGCGCCCCCTTCTCCTCCTGCCCGGCGCCCGCGGCATCCCGAAAACGAAGGATGCGGGGACCTCGAATTTTTTTTGAAACCGCGGGAACCCGGCGGCGGATCCGGCGTTTTCCAGGTCAAGCGGGCCTCGGGAGCCTCCGTGCCCGCCTATCCGGTCATGTGCGTCGTGAAGTCGGCCTCCCCTGAACGCGGGAAGCGGCCGCCAGTCGTGACCGGGCACAACAAGAACGCAGTCCGAACGCTGCCCCGTCCACGGCTGCCTCACATACGGAGGATCGAACATGTTTGAAGCCGCGCGCCGACCGTTGAAGATCTGCGTTGATGGTTCCTGCATTGTGCTGCGCTCGCTCGACGACGCCATCGGCTTCGTGCGCGCGCACCCCGTCGGTGAGCACGCCGAGATGCTGCTGGACCAGATGGAGGCCGCCCGCCTGCCGGATCTGCAACGCCGCGCCTGGGTGGCTTTCGAGACCTTCGCCGATGCCATGAAACTGGTGCCGGCCGATGCCAGCCGCCGGCTGATGTAGGCGCTTTCCGGCTTTTGCATCTCTTCCCCGAGGCCCTTTCCTCGTCCCCGATGCTCTCGTGGCGGCGCCTCCCGGTGCCGTGGCGGGGGCGTTCACACGTCCGCGGCGGCCTCCGGGCAGGCCCATGCGCCGCGTGGGAAGCGCATCGGCAGCAAATGCATTTGGGTTATGTTGCGCTGCGATATAGATTGAGGTGATGCGTCGGACGGCGCGCCTTCGGATCGGTCGCGCCTGCGCTCCCGGCCGGAAGGCGCCGTGCGGTTCGACCGCCCCGGTACCCTGCCCCGCCCGGTGATCTTCATGGCCCAACCGCCCAGCGGCGGCGCGTCGTCGGCGACGATGCCCGTCCATCCCCGTCTGCCGCTGCTTGCCCTCGGTGCCGCCGCGTTCGGCATCGGCACCACCGAATTCGTCATCATGGGCCTGCTGCCGGAAATGGCGGCGGAGCTCTCCGTCACCATCCCGCAGGCTGGCCTGCTGGTGACCGGCTACGCCCTTTCGGTGGCCTTCGGCTCGCCCTTTCTCGCCGTAGCGACGGCGCGCATGGACCGCCGCCACGCGCTGCTGGCGCTGATGGGTGTCTTCATCCTCGGCAATCTCCTGTGCGCGCTCGCCCCCGGCTACTGGCTGCTGATGGGCGCGCGGGTGCTCACCGCCCTGTGCCACGGCGCCTTCTTCGGCCTCGGGGCGGTGGTGGCGGCCAGCCTCGTCCTGCCGGGGCGCAAGGCGCAGGCCATCGCCATGATGTTTGCTGGCCTCACCCTCGCCAACGTGCTGGGCGTGCCGCTGGGGACGGCGCTGGGCGAGGCGCTCGGCTGGCGCAGCACCTTCCTCGCCGTGGTGGCGATCGGCTTTGCCGCCGCCGCGGCGCTCGCCGCCTTCCTACCGCGCCACATGCCCGTGCCCGCCATGAGCCTGAGGCAGGAAGCACGTTCCCTGGGCAGCGTGCAGGTGATGCTGGCGATGGGGATTTCCATCGCCTCCTCGGCGAGCCTGTTCAGCGTCTTCACCTATATCGCGCCCATCCTCCAGCAGGTCACCGGGATCAGCGTCCACGGCACCACGGCGATGCTGCTGCTGTTCGGGGTGGGGCTGACCTGCGGCAACTTCCTCGGCGGCCGGCTCGCCGACTGGCGGCTGATGCCCACCGTCATCGGCACGCTGTGCGTGATCATCCCGCTTTTGTGCCTGTTCGCCTTCACCAGCCACGGACCGGGGCCGGCGGCGGTGACCCTGTTCGTGTGGGGCGTGCTCGCCTTCACGCTGATCGCGCCGCTGCAGATGCGGGTGGTGAACGAGGCGGCGCACGCGCCCAACCTCGCCTCCACCGTCAACCAGGGCGCGTTCAACCTGGGCAACGCCATCGGCGCCTGGGCCGGCGGCCTCGCGCTCACCCTCGGCCTGCCCTATGGCGAGCTGCCCTTCATGGGCGCGGCCATTGCCGGCCTCGCCCTGGGGCTCGCGGCGCTGTCCCACGCCCTCGACCTCAAGGCTCGGCGCGCGCCGGCCAGCCGGAGCGGCGACCCGGCGGAGCCCGCCGAGCCCGCCTTGGGCGGACGCCTGTCCTAGCGCGGATCGACATTCAGATCGACCGGCGGCCGAAGAAAAACGCGGACACTGAAGGTCGACCGGTCCTCGTCCTGGATCACATTGTCCGCAGGCGTCCACCCTGGCGGAGGGTCAGTACCGCTCGGGCACCCGGTGGCGGGCATAGTCCGCCTCCTGGTAGCCGTGCGACTTCTGCCGCTTGGGCAGCTCGATCTTCTCCCGCGGCACCTCCTCGTAGGGGATGCGCGAGAGCAGGTGCGAGATGATGTTGAGCCGCGCCCGCTTCTTGTCGTCCGAGTGGGCGACGAACCAGGGCGCCCACTGGGTATCGGAAGCCTCGAACATCTCGTCCCGCGCGCGGGAATAGTCATACCAGCGCGAATAGGATTCCAGATCCATGGGCGAGAGCTTCCACACCTTGCGCGGATCGTCGATGCGGCTCTCCATGCGCCGCGTCTGCTCCTCCTCGGACACCTCCAACCAGTATTTGATGAGGATGACGCCGGATTCGACGATGGCCTTCTCCACGAACGGCACGGAGGCGAGGAACTTCTTCGCCGTCTCCTCCGGGCAAAAGCCCATGACCCGCTCGACCCCGGCCCGGTTGTACCAGGACCGGTCGAAGATAACGATCTCGCCCGCCGCCGGCAGATGCGGCACGTAGCGCTGGATGAACATCTGCGACTTCTCGCGGTCGGTGGGCGGCGGCAGGGCCACCACGCGGAAGGTGCGCGGGCTCACCCGCTCCAGGATCGCCTTGATGACGCCACCCTTGCCGGCACCGTCCCGCCCCTCGAAAATCACGCACACTTTCGCGCCGGTATGCTTGGCCCAGAGCTGCAGCTTCACCAGCTCGCCATGCAGCGCCTTCAGCTCCTGATCATAGGCCTTGCGGGTCAGCGGCGCGTTGGCCTCGCCGTCGGCGCTGACGGCGTGTTTCTTCTTCTTGTCCTTGGACATCCGTCCCTCCCCTGGCAATCCATCCGATGCCTGCCGCCCGGATCAGGCCCAGCTCAGGAAAAAGCCCACGTCGCCCGGCATGCCGTTCGGCCAGTCGATGATCATGGCTTTCAGCTTGTAGTGGCCGGCGCGCAGATGGTCGCGCCACAGCTCGTAGGCCTGCCGCGGGCGTCCGGTGAGGCTGTCCGGCCAGCCGTCCTCCGCATTGTTGATGGCGCGCCCCTTGTCGGAGCACAGGGTGTTCGGAAAGCGCATCACCATGATCTCTGTCTCCCCGCGCTGGGCGGCGAGGCGCATCTTGGTGCGCAGGTTCTCGGAGATCTGGTGCAGCCGCTCGGGCGTGAGGTCCACCGGCTGGGAGAGGGTCTTGATGAGCTCCTCGCGCGCCTTCTCGGCGCGGTCCATGGCGGAGAGCTCCTTGGTGAGCTTCGACTGCTCGATTTCCTGCATGTAGGACCGCAGGTCGTCGGCGCTCATGAAGGTCTCGTCCCCCAGGATGCGGTGCGTGCCGGTCTCGGCCATGGCGTCCTCCCTCTGTCCGTTGTGAATCGGGACGCCAGTTTCGTCTCGGGCGGACCGGCGTCCTTGTCCAATATCAACACTTTCTCGGGGCAACGGAAAACCCCTCCCTGGGCTGAGGTTCGATCGCACCACACCCACGGAAAAAGCCGGCGCGGGAGGCC
This window contains:
- a CDS encoding pirin family protein, translating into MSFSPCPDPLPGDTASCDAVELVIVPRARDIGGMEVARVLPSTHGCMIGPFIFFDRMGPVRFSAHQAEDVRPHPHIGLATVTYLFDGSMIHRDSLGTERVIEPGAVNLMTAGRGIVHSERHDASVKARGGDLFGIQSWIALPKAREEDAPAFLHAGVEALPEVSDGKVTARVILGSAFGATSPVALASPATYAEVKLGAGASLPIDPTQEDRALFTLEGEVEVDGVAFPPGQMLVIRRGLATQARALTPARLMLIGGEPLDGPRYIWWNFVASELDRIEHAKDAWRRGRFDLIPMDHDEFIPAPADGPGHPRPQMPRR
- the treS gene encoding maltose alpha-D-glucosyltransferase; its protein translation is MPEPVTAGDDPLWYKDAIIYQLHVKSFFDANDDGIGDFRGLISKLDYIADLGATAVWLLPFYPSPRRDDGYDISLYEGVSPDYGTMDEARRFIAEAHARGLRVITELVINHTSDQHPWFQAARRAPKGSPERDFYVWADDDKGYPGVPIVFCDVEKSNWTFDEVAGQFYWHRFYSHQPDLNFDNPEVLERVLSIMRFWLDLGVDGLRLDAVPYLVEREGTDCANLPQTHAILRKIRAHLDAHYRGRMLLAEANLWPEDTQQYFGPAADECHMAFHFPLMPRMYMAIAKEDRFPVTDILRQTPEIPPTCQWAIFLRNHDELTLETVTDSERDYLWSVYAADRRARINLGIRRRLAPLLARDRRRMELMNSLLLTLPGTPVIYYGDEIGMGDNIHLGDRDGVRTPMQWSPDRNGGFSRADPERLVLPVIQDPLYGFSAVNVEAQQRDAHSVLNWTRRFLAVRKEHLAFGRGAFRLVFPRNRRILAYLREHDGEVVLCVANLAHTLQGVELDLPEFDRRVPVDLVSGTSLPALGRAPLALTLPPYGFYAFGLSVTALEPAWRDPAPEALPEFATLVVRDGLMDALSERHRPMIEREALPGYLARRRWFAGRASEIGAVRIAWAMRLPGTQRELALAEIEADLGGRLERYLMPLCIAWEDQHPPAIAESLALTRVRQGRRVGFLTDAAVLDGLPHGVVRALKDKTPVPLPDGGSLSFSPTDRLDGVEVERAAPAELADADEPAASLALTDQVVVKLFRRVEFGRTGEEEMARHLGAVGFAPAPTLLGAVTRNDQAGARAPVALVYGFVRNQGNAADWTMAQVQRALDAAAATADGGHHRFEEELAGVVPLLRSVGRRLAELHAALAAPLADPAFAPETAGREALAAWRAQARVMFAAALDSLAGMPAPDAAVVAGLAALDRLRPGLEDRLAALFREDPAPLIRIHGRFDLGHVLVTGGEAVIVGAQGGIDGAPEGARAKQCPWRDLAQLLASLDHAVARISIGEAGSARDAPALRMELLSAFRARAERAIVGAYLERTPFAASGRSLADAFLLEALARQVRDAGETRPELAAALLGGLLRQAERLTQASVAEEAAQPA
- a CDS encoding MFS transporter; translated protein: MAQPPSGGASSATMPVHPRLPLLALGAAAFGIGTTEFVIMGLLPEMAAELSVTIPQAGLLVTGYALSVAFGSPFLAVATARMDRRHALLALMGVFILGNLLCALAPGYWLLMGARVLTALCHGAFFGLGAVVAASLVLPGRKAQAIAMMFAGLTLANVLGVPLGTALGEALGWRSTFLAVVAIGFAAAAALAAFLPRHMPVPAMSLRQEARSLGSVQVMLAMGISIASSASLFSVFTYIAPILQQVTGISVHGTTAMLLLFGVGLTCGNFLGGRLADWRLMPTVIGTLCVIIPLLCLFAFTSHGPGPAAVTLFVWGVLAFTLIAPLQMRVVNEAAHAPNLASTVNQGAFNLGNAIGAWAGGLALTLGLPYGELPFMGAAIAGLALGLAALSHALDLKARRAPASRSGDPAEPAEPALGGRLS
- the ppk2 gene encoding polyphosphate kinase 2 — translated: MSKDKKKKHAVSADGEANAPLTRKAYDQELKALHGELVKLQLWAKHTGAKVCVIFEGRDGAGKGGVIKAILERVSPRTFRVVALPPPTDREKSQMFIQRYVPHLPAAGEIVIFDRSWYNRAGVERVMGFCPEETAKKFLASVPFVEKAIVESGVILIKYWLEVSEEEQTRRMESRIDDPRKVWKLSPMDLESYSRWYDYSRARDEMFEASDTQWAPWFVAHSDDKKRARLNIISHLLSRIPYEEVPREKIELPKRQKSHGYQEADYARHRVPERY